Proteins co-encoded in one Capnocytophaga ochracea DSM 7271 genomic window:
- a CDS encoding PfkB family carbohydrate kinase, protein MNKLLILGSIAFDQIETPFGKSNAIMGGSANYIALAAAQFEVPSAVVSIVGDDYPQDYLNLLSQRHIDVSGIEIVHGGKTLFWSGKYRNDMNQRDTLDTQLNVLTNFKPVVPEAFRNAEVLLLGNLHPTLQMDVLDQMLSRPKLVVMDTMNYWMNHTWDLLMEVVARVDMITINDEEARQLTKEYSLVKAAQRIMAMGVKFVVIKKGEHGALLFHDDKVFFAPALPLAEVFDPTGAGDAFAGGLVGYLTKTRDYSFSNLKNAIVHGSNIASFCIEKFGAERLLTLTQDERHARLQQFRDLTQFDIQLK, encoded by the coding sequence ATGAATAAACTACTCATTCTCGGAAGTATTGCTTTCGACCAAATAGAAACTCCTTTCGGAAAAAGCAACGCTATTATGGGGGGCTCAGCTAACTATATAGCCCTTGCTGCCGCTCAGTTCGAAGTCCCCTCAGCTGTCGTCTCTATCGTAGGCGACGACTATCCACAAGACTACTTAAACCTCCTCAGCCAGCGCCATATCGACGTGTCGGGCATTGAGATAGTGCACGGAGGAAAAACGCTCTTTTGGAGTGGCAAGTATCGTAACGATATGAACCAACGCGATACCCTCGACACCCAACTGAACGTGCTTACCAATTTTAAGCCCGTAGTACCCGAAGCCTTCCGCAATGCCGAAGTGCTCTTACTCGGCAACCTCCACCCTACTCTGCAAATGGACGTACTCGACCAAATGCTATCGCGCCCCAAATTAGTGGTGATGGACACAATGAACTACTGGATGAACCACACTTGGGACTTGCTAATGGAGGTAGTCGCTCGCGTAGATATGATTACAATCAACGATGAAGAAGCACGCCAACTTACCAAAGAGTATTCGCTCGTGAAAGCCGCCCAGCGCATTATGGCAATGGGGGTGAAGTTTGTGGTGATTAAAAAAGGCGAACACGGGGCGCTATTATTCCACGACGACAAAGTGTTCTTTGCGCCAGCACTCCCCTTAGCCGAAGTATTCGACCCCACAGGTGCCGGTGATGCTTTTGCTGGCGGACTCGTAGGCTATCTCACCAAAACCCGCGACTATTCGTTCAGCAATCTAAAAAACGCTATTGTTCACGGCTCGAACATTGCCTCGTTTTGCATCGAGAAATTTGGGGCTGAGCGCCTGCTTACCCTCACCCAAGACGAGCGCCACGCCCGTTTACAACAATTCCGTGACCTTACTC